Proteins from a genomic interval of Caulobacter sp. NIBR1757:
- a CDS encoding BrnA antitoxin family protein produces MSEGNTKMVRYKPPPGGYAPGEEERAELRRLEEMGDDEIDFSDIPPITAEQFANARRGGPYKAVKQPVTIRLDADVVGWFKDKAGDAPYQTEINRVLRQHVARQLVQDRKKRA; encoded by the coding sequence ATGAGCGAAGGCAATACGAAGATGGTTCGATATAAGCCGCCACCCGGCGGCTACGCGCCGGGCGAAGAGGAGCGGGCTGAACTTCGCCGCCTCGAGGAGATGGGCGACGACGAGATCGATTTCTCCGACATCCCGCCGATCACGGCTGAACAGTTCGCCAACGCCCGCCGGGGTGGTCCCTACAAGGCGGTCAAACAGCCCGTCACCATCCGCCTCGACGCCGATGTCGTCGGCTGGTTCAAGGACAAGGCAGGCGACGCCCCCTACCAGACCGAAATCAACCGGGTTCTCCGCCAGCATGTGGCGCGTCAGCTCGTTCAAGACCGAAAGAAGCGCGCTTGA
- a CDS encoding BrnT family toxin translates to MEFEWDAEKARTNRLKHRVSFERASGVWFDPLHLIIPDRLVDGEERWWAVGRVEPGGLLVVVHAYPDPDDENLVRIISARKAERHERRQYEDGSI, encoded by the coding sequence ATGGAGTTCGAGTGGGACGCTGAAAAGGCGCGAACGAACAGGCTCAAACATCGGGTCAGTTTCGAACGCGCAAGCGGCGTCTGGTTCGATCCGCTCCACCTGATCATCCCGGATCGCCTGGTGGACGGCGAGGAACGATGGTGGGCCGTCGGCCGGGTCGAACCGGGCGGCCTTTTGGTGGTCGTCCACGCCTATCCAGACCCGGACGACGAAAATCTGGTGCGCATCATCAGCGCGCGAAAGGCTGAACGCCATGAGCGAAGGCAATACGAAGATGGTTCGATATAA
- a CDS encoding acetolactate synthase 3 large subunit, with protein MDTLTGAEMVIRALVDQGVEVMFGYPGGAVLPIYDALFQDNEQHGERLRHILVRHEQGAAHAAEGYARSTGKPGVVLVTSGPGATNAITGIVDALMDSIPMVVLTGQVPTHLIGTDAFQEADTVGITRACTKHNYLVKDIKDLPRILHEAFHIATSGRPGPVLVDLPKDVQFSRGVYQGPDEVQFGHAYAPRTKGDAGRVAEAARMIAAAKAPIFYTGGGVINAGPEAAKALREFAAMTGAPVTSTLMGLGAFPAADPAWLGMLGMHGTYEANHAMHDCDVMICVGARFDDRVTGRLDAFSPNSKKIHIDIDASSINKNVRVDIGIVGDAGSVLSDLIASWKDQRLSANRQALDEWWRQIEAWREVRCLRYGKSEGTIKPQLAIERLYQLTKDRDSYITTEVGQHQMWAAQFYRFQEPNRWMTSGGLGTMGYGLPAALGVQLAHPDSLVIDIAGEASIQMCIQEMSTAVQYDLPVKIFILNNEWMGMVRQWQELLHGQRYSHSYSSSLPDFVKLAEAYGAKGIRCSDPAELDAKIIEMIDHPGPVIFDCRVEKAENCLPMIPSGKAHNEMILPEELDDLGSVIDEAGRRLV; from the coding sequence CTGGACACCCTCACCGGCGCCGAGATGGTGATCCGCGCCCTGGTCGACCAGGGCGTCGAGGTGATGTTCGGGTACCCGGGCGGGGCGGTGCTGCCCATCTATGACGCCCTGTTCCAGGACAACGAGCAGCATGGCGAGCGCCTGCGCCACATCCTGGTCCGCCACGAGCAGGGCGCGGCCCATGCGGCCGAGGGCTATGCCCGCTCGACCGGCAAGCCGGGCGTGGTTCTGGTCACCAGCGGCCCCGGCGCCACCAACGCCATCACCGGCATCGTCGACGCGCTGATGGACAGCATTCCGATGGTCGTGCTGACCGGCCAAGTCCCGACCCACCTGATCGGCACCGACGCCTTCCAGGAAGCCGACACCGTCGGCATCACCCGCGCCTGCACCAAGCACAACTACCTGGTGAAGGACATCAAGGACCTCCCGCGCATCCTGCACGAGGCCTTCCACATCGCCACCAGCGGCCGGCCGGGCCCGGTTCTGGTCGACCTGCCCAAGGACGTGCAGTTCTCGCGCGGCGTCTATCAGGGCCCCGACGAGGTCCAGTTCGGCCACGCCTATGCCCCGCGAACCAAGGGCGACGCCGGCCGCGTCGCCGAGGCGGCGCGGATGATCGCGGCGGCCAAGGCGCCGATCTTCTACACCGGCGGCGGCGTCATCAACGCCGGGCCGGAGGCGGCCAAGGCCCTGCGCGAGTTCGCGGCCATGACCGGGGCGCCGGTGACCTCGACCCTGATGGGCCTGGGCGCCTTCCCGGCCGCCGATCCGGCCTGGCTGGGGATGCTGGGCATGCACGGCACCTACGAGGCCAACCATGCGATGCACGACTGCGACGTGATGATCTGCGTCGGGGCGCGGTTCGACGACCGGGTGACCGGGCGGCTGGACGCCTTCTCGCCGAACTCCAAGAAGATCCACATCGATATCGACGCCAGCTCGATCAACAAGAACGTCCGCGTCGACATCGGCATCGTCGGCGACGCCGGGTCGGTGCTGAGCGACCTGATCGCGTCCTGGAAGGACCAGCGCCTGAGCGCCAACCGCCAGGCGCTGGACGAGTGGTGGCGGCAGATCGAGGCCTGGCGCGAGGTTCGCTGCCTGCGCTACGGCAAGAGCGAGGGGACGATCAAACCCCAGCTGGCCATCGAGCGGCTGTACCAGCTGACCAAGGACCGCGATTCCTACATCACGACGGAAGTCGGCCAGCACCAGATGTGGGCCGCCCAGTTCTACCGCTTCCAGGAGCCCAACCGCTGGATGACCTCCGGGGGGCTGGGCACCATGGGCTATGGCCTGCCCGCGGCGCTGGGCGTGCAGCTGGCGCATCCGGACAGCCTGGTCATCGATATCGCCGGCGAGGCCAGCATCCAGATGTGCATCCAGGAGATGTCGACGGCGGTGCAGTACGACCTGCCGGTCAAGATCTTCATCCTCAACAACGAATGGATGGGCATGGTCCGCCAGTGGCAGGAGCTGCTGCACGGCCAGCGCTACAGCCACAGCTATTCATCCAGCCTGCCCGACTTCGTGAAGCTGGCCGAGGCCTACGGGGCCAAGGGCATCCGCTGCAGCGACCCGGCCGAGCTGGATGCGAAGATCATCGAGATGATCGACCATCCGGGCCCGGTGATCTTCGACTGCCGGGTCGAGAAGGCCGAGAACTGCCTGCCGATGATCCCGTCCGGCAAGGCGCACAACGAGATGATCCTGCCCGAGGAACTGGACGATCTGGGCTCGGTGATCGACGAAGCCGGGCGTAGGCTGGTGTAG
- the miaA gene encoding tRNA (adenosine(37)-N6)-dimethylallyltransferase MiaA — protein sequence MEPRIWLIAGPTASGKSALALRLARETGAEIVNADALQLYADLTALSARPTPEELAQAPHHLFGVADGADGWSVGRWLREAQPVLEDINGRGRPAIVVGGTGLYFKALTEGLADVPAVPNDLRDAVEARYDAEGEAAARARLALADPAAAARIAPGDRQRLTRALGVLQASGRPLSAWQAETRPALDEGSWRAIALEPPRDALYDRCDARLDSMLEAGALAEVAALTARGLDPRLPVMKAVGVREFAAHLAGDITLEQALDDARRETRRYAKRQLTWLRNQMADWPRATSLDPEAQWSAILSAATDPGSPPPRR from the coding sequence ATGGAGCCCCGCATCTGGCTGATCGCCGGACCCACCGCAAGCGGCAAGTCCGCCCTGGCCCTGCGCCTGGCCCGGGAAACCGGGGCTGAGATCGTCAATGCCGACGCCCTGCAGCTCTATGCCGACCTGACGGCGCTGAGCGCCAGGCCGACGCCGGAGGAGTTGGCCCAGGCGCCGCACCACCTGTTCGGCGTCGCCGATGGGGCCGACGGCTGGAGCGTCGGCCGCTGGCTGCGGGAGGCGCAGCCGGTGTTGGAGGACATCAACGGCCGGGGCAGGCCCGCCATCGTCGTCGGCGGCACCGGCCTGTATTTCAAGGCCCTGACCGAAGGGCTGGCCGATGTTCCCGCCGTGCCGAATGACCTGCGCGACGCGGTCGAGGCGCGGTACGACGCCGAGGGCGAGGCGGCGGCGCGGGCCCGGCTGGCGCTGGCCGATCCGGCGGCGGCGGCCCGGATCGCCCCCGGCGACCGCCAGCGCCTGACCCGGGCGCTCGGGGTGCTGCAGGCCAGCGGACGGCCGCTCAGCGCCTGGCAGGCCGAAACCAGGCCGGCGTTGGACGAGGGCAGCTGGCGGGCCATCGCGCTCGAACCGCCTCGTGACGCCCTTTACGACCGGTGTGACGCGCGCCTGGACTCCATGCTGGAGGCCGGCGCCCTGGCCGAGGTGGCGGCGCTGACCGCCCGCGGGCTGGATCCGCGCCTGCCGGTCATGAAGGCGGTCGGAGTGCGCGAGTTCGCCGCCCATCTGGCCGGCGATATCACCCTCGAGCAGGCGCTCGACGACGCCCGCCGCGAGACCCGCCGCTACGCCAAGCGCCAGCTGACCTGGCTGCGCAACCAGATGGCGGACTGGCCGCGCGCGACCAGCCTCGATCCCGAAGCGCAGTGGTCGGCTATTCTTTCGGCAGCCACAGATCCTGGGTCGCCACCGCCCCGTCGATGA
- the serB gene encoding phosphoserine phosphatase SerB produces the protein MQLSITLVSPDPQAVSAAITRVRSQTGAGEARLLGTGAADLTASGQQTLTRGLLDAVLGDLPVDACIQPLEGRRKRLLIADMDSTIIGCECLDELADFAGVKAAVSAITERAMRGELAFEGALRERVAMLKGLELAALQRCYDERVKLNPGARTLVRTMAANGARCLLVSGGFSFFTGRVAAAAGFHEDRANTLIEDAGGLTGEVGEPILGREAKLAALQGEAARLGIPLSETLAVGDGANDLAMIEAAGLGIAYRAKPVVAAQAHARVDYADLTALLYFQGYSANQFVTD, from the coding sequence ATGCAGCTATCCATCACCCTTGTCAGCCCCGATCCGCAAGCCGTCTCGGCCGCGATCACCCGTGTTCGTTCCCAGACCGGCGCCGGCGAGGCCCGCCTGCTCGGCACCGGCGCCGCCGATCTGACCGCGTCCGGCCAGCAGACCCTGACCCGGGGCCTGCTCGACGCCGTCCTCGGCGACCTGCCGGTCGACGCCTGTATCCAGCCTTTGGAGGGCCGCCGCAAACGCCTGCTGATCGCCGACATGGACTCGACCATCATCGGCTGCGAATGCCTCGACGAGCTGGCCGATTTCGCCGGCGTCAAGGCGGCCGTGTCGGCGATCACCGAACGGGCCATGCGCGGCGAACTGGCCTTCGAGGGCGCCCTGCGCGAGCGGGTCGCCATGTTGAAGGGCCTGGAGCTGGCCGCCCTGCAGCGCTGCTACGACGAGCGGGTCAAGCTCAATCCCGGCGCCAGAACCCTGGTCCGCACCATGGCCGCGAACGGGGCGCGCTGCCTGCTGGTCTCCGGCGGCTTCAGCTTCTTCACCGGCCGCGTGGCCGCCGCCGCCGGCTTCCATGAAGATCGGGCCAACACCCTGATCGAGGATGCCGGCGGTCTGACCGGCGAGGTCGGCGAGCCCATCCTCGGCCGGGAGGCAAAGCTGGCAGCCCTCCAGGGCGAGGCGGCCAGGCTCGGCATTCCCTTGTCCGAGACGCTGGCCGTCGGCGACGGCGCCAACGACCTGGCCATGATCGAAGCCGCCGGCCTCGGCATCGCCTACCGCGCCAAGCCGGTCGTGGCGGCGCAAGCCCACGCCCGGGTGGACTACGCCGACCTGACGGCGCTGCTGTATTTTCAGGGGTATTCGGCAAACCAATTCGTCACGGACTGA
- a CDS encoding protease modulator HflC produces the protein MIGRNQLYVLAILLGGLLLIASQTFYVIKQTEQAVVVQLGKVVRVVNAPGRGDGPGLKMKYPFSESIIVFDKRNQTLEATKEEILTGSKGRLMVDAFLRYRIKNPYLFYTAMGDAANSQSRLEQRLNAALRQALGTADSDDIISKRRAELMGTIRNNLARQAVSSRLGIEVIDVRIKRADLPLANQNAVYERMKTARQQQSVRKRAEGDQKALEIVGTATGEAERIRGEADAERARLFAESFGKDPAFAGFYRSMRAYETSLGQGDATLVLSPDSEFFRYFGKGGGGE, from the coding sequence ATGATCGGCCGCAATCAACTCTACGTCCTGGCCATCCTGCTTGGCGGCCTGCTGCTGATCGCCAGCCAGACCTTCTATGTCATCAAACAGACCGAGCAGGCCGTCGTCGTCCAGCTGGGCAAGGTGGTGCGGGTGGTCAACGCGCCCGGCCGTGGCGACGGGCCCGGCCTGAAGATGAAGTACCCCTTCTCGGAAAGCATCATCGTCTTCGACAAGCGCAACCAGACCCTGGAAGCGACCAAGGAAGAGATTCTGACCGGCAGCAAGGGCCGGCTGATGGTCGACGCCTTCCTGCGTTACCGCATCAAGAACCCCTACCTGTTCTACACCGCCATGGGCGATGCGGCGAACAGCCAGAGCCGGCTTGAACAGCGCCTCAACGCCGCCCTGCGCCAGGCCCTGGGCACGGCCGACAGCGACGACATCATCTCGAAGCGTCGGGCCGAACTGATGGGCACGATCCGCAACAACCTGGCCCGCCAGGCCGTCAGCTCGCGCCTCGGCATCGAGGTCATCGATGTGCGCATCAAGCGCGCCGACCTGCCGCTGGCCAACCAGAACGCCGTCTACGAGCGGATGAAGACCGCCCGCCAGCAGCAGTCGGTCCGTAAACGCGCCGAGGGCGACCAGAAGGCGCTGGAGATCGTCGGGACCGCCACCGGCGAGGCCGAACGCATCCGAGGCGAGGCCGACGCCGAACGGGCCCGCCTGTTCGCCGAGAGCTTCGGCAAGGACCCGGCCTTCGCGGGCTTCTACCGTTCGATGCGGGCCTATGAGACCAGCCTCGGCCAGGGCGACGCGACCCTGGTGCTGTCGCCGGACAGCGAGTTCTTCCGCTACTTCGGCAAGGGCGGCGGCGGGGAGTAG
- the hflK gene encoding FtsH protease activity modulator HflK: MPWNDNANPGPWGSPPPEGDKDKPGAPAPAPDRDEPRRPTPPRRPQPPPAEGVDLNELIDRWSARLRGMFSGGGGGGGGSPGESTPDMLRKYAPIVGGLLVAVYALAGVIVVGAKETAVVTTFGAYTSKFGPGLGYHFPIIQGYRKVDVTTINETLVGGAKAGTVEDESLMLTGDEAIVDMSFAVNWKIADAPKSLFNVTDVAQTVKDVAESAMREVVGRNQLDPVMTTDRGRIQLEAATLMQRILDSYDAGVVVDSVQIRAAEPPKPVVAAFQDVAAADQDYQAKVNRAEGQASQIKQAALGYKAQVVNEAVGEAQRFDQIYVQYRLAPGVTRQRLYIETMERVLSKSNKVIIDGKGVTAPIVLSPDVFKPKVSAAAPRSAGAAQ; this comes from the coding sequence ATGCCCTGGAACGACAACGCCAACCCCGGACCCTGGGGTTCGCCGCCGCCGGAAGGCGACAAGGACAAGCCGGGCGCCCCGGCCCCTGCCCCTGACCGTGACGAACCGCGCCGGCCGACGCCGCCGCGCCGCCCGCAACCGCCGCCCGCCGAGGGCGTCGACCTCAACGAACTGATCGACCGCTGGAGCGCCCGCCTGCGCGGGATGTTCTCTGGTGGGGGCGGCGGTGGCGGCGGATCGCCCGGCGAGAGCACGCCGGACATGCTGCGCAAATACGCGCCGATCGTCGGCGGCCTGCTGGTGGCGGTCTATGCCCTGGCCGGCGTCATCGTCGTCGGGGCCAAGGAGACGGCGGTGGTCACCACCTTCGGCGCCTACACCAGCAAGTTCGGCCCCGGTCTGGGCTACCACTTCCCGATCATCCAGGGCTACCGCAAGGTCGACGTCACCACCATCAACGAAACCCTCGTCGGCGGCGCCAAGGCCGGCACCGTCGAGGACGAGAGCCTGATGCTGACCGGCGACGAGGCCATCGTCGATATGTCGTTCGCCGTGAACTGGAAGATCGCCGACGCGCCCAAGTCGCTGTTCAACGTCACCGACGTCGCCCAGACGGTGAAGGACGTCGCCGAGAGCGCCATGCGCGAGGTGGTCGGCCGCAACCAGCTGGACCCGGTGATGACCACCGACCGCGGCCGCATCCAGCTGGAGGCCGCCACCCTGATGCAGCGCATCCTCGACAGCTATGACGCCGGGGTGGTGGTCGATTCGGTGCAGATCCGCGCCGCCGAACCGCCCAAGCCCGTCGTCGCCGCCTTCCAGGACGTCGCCGCCGCCGACCAGGACTATCAGGCCAAGGTCAACCGGGCCGAAGGCCAGGCCTCGCAGATCAAGCAGGCGGCGCTCGGCTACAAGGCCCAGGTCGTCAACGAGGCGGTCGGTGAGGCGCAGCGCTTCGACCAGATCTATGTCCAGTACCGCCTGGCCCCCGGCGTCACCCGCCAGCGGCTCTACATCGAGACGATGGAGCGGGTGCTGAGCAAATCCAACAAGGTGATCATCGACGGCAAGGGCGTCACAGCCCCCATCGTGCTGTCGCCCGATGTCTTCAAACCCAAGGTGAGCGCAGCGGCGCCGCGCAGCGCGGGAGCCGCCCAATGA
- a CDS encoding Mrp/NBP35 family ATP-binding protein, translating into MTSLPTIDRDAVLAALDKVVDPRSGRGLVAAGLVQGLVIREGTAGFMLEVPAADAARYGYIREQAETVLKGLPGVEKAQVVLTAEAGSGVTRQRKTARLSPDPKSEPKASEAEKPAHVKRVIAVASGKGGVGKSTVSVNLACAFAKLGLNVGLLDADVYGPSAPKMMGIDEEPAFVDGKLEPLTAHGVKLMSIGFMVAEGSPMIWRGPMASSAVRQMVQDVRWGTEATPLDLLIVDLPPGTGDIHLTLVQKLAVDGVVLVSTPQEIALIDARRAAAMFAKTGTPILGVIENMAWFEGPDGVRIPIFGTGGARTEAETLGVPLLAEIPIELALRQAGDEGRPLTAVGGESLAAKGFEAAARALL; encoded by the coding sequence ATGACTTCCCTCCCGACAATCGACCGTGACGCCGTCCTGGCGGCCCTCGACAAGGTGGTCGATCCCCGGTCCGGGCGCGGCCTGGTGGCCGCCGGGCTGGTCCAGGGGCTGGTGATCCGTGAGGGAACCGCCGGCTTCATGCTCGAGGTTCCGGCCGCCGACGCGGCCCGCTACGGCTATATCCGCGAACAGGCCGAGACGGTCCTGAAGGGCCTGCCGGGCGTCGAGAAGGCCCAGGTGGTGCTGACCGCCGAGGCCGGCTCCGGGGTGACGCGCCAGCGCAAGACGGCGCGGCTCAGCCCCGATCCAAAATCCGAACCCAAGGCCTCGGAAGCCGAGAAGCCGGCCCATGTGAAGCGGGTCATCGCCGTGGCCAGCGGCAAGGGCGGGGTCGGCAAGTCCACCGTCTCGGTCAATCTCGCCTGCGCCTTCGCAAAGCTGGGCCTGAACGTCGGTCTGCTCGACGCCGACGTCTACGGCCCTTCGGCGCCGAAGATGATGGGCATCGACGAGGAGCCGGCCTTCGTCGACGGCAAGCTCGAGCCGCTCACCGCCCACGGGGTCAAGCTGATGAGCATCGGCTTCATGGTCGCCGAAGGCAGCCCGATGATCTGGCGCGGCCCGATGGCCAGCTCCGCCGTGCGCCAGATGGTCCAGGACGTGCGCTGGGGCACGGAAGCCACGCCCCTCGACCTCCTCATCGTCGACCTGCCGCCGGGCACCGGCGACATCCACCTGACCCTGGTCCAGAAACTGGCCGTCGATGGCGTCGTGCTGGTCTCCACGCCTCAGGAGATCGCCCTGATCGACGCGAGACGTGCGGCGGCGATGTTCGCCAAGACCGGCACCCCGATCCTCGGCGTCATCGAGAACATGGCCTGGTTCGAAGGCCCGGACGGCGTGAGAATCCCCATCTTCGGAACCGGCGGGGCCAGGACCGAGGCGGAGACGCTCGGCGTCCCCCTGCTGGCCGAAATCCCCATCGAACTGGCCCTGCGCCAGGCCGGCGACGAGGGCCGCCCGCTGACGGCGGTCGGCGGCGAAAGCCTCGCCGCCAAAGGCTTCGAGGCGGCGGCCCGGGCGCTGCTGTAG
- a CDS encoding CinA family protein, with amino-acid sequence MHDILALGARAGALLKERGEKVAVGETSAGGLISASLLAVPGASAYFAGGAITYSARSIRGLAGISTDQMRADGIRSSSEPYALLLAGEIKARHGNISWGLSETGAAGPDGNPYGDPAGHTCMAVVGAVSVVRTLRTGSSDRVENMWAFAEATLKLFVEVLETAPAR; translated from the coding sequence ATGCACGACATCCTCGCCCTCGGCGCCCGCGCCGGCGCCCTGCTCAAGGAACGGGGCGAGAAGGTCGCCGTCGGGGAGACCTCGGCCGGCGGGCTGATCTCCGCCAGCCTGCTGGCTGTCCCCGGCGCCTCGGCCTATTTCGCCGGCGGCGCCATCACCTATTCGGCCCGCTCGATCCGGGGGCTGGCCGGCATCTCCACCGACCAGATGCGGGCCGACGGCATCCGCTCCAGCTCCGAGCCCTACGCCCTGCTGCTGGCCGGCGAGATCAAGGCCCGGCACGGCAACATCAGCTGGGGGCTGTCGGAGACTGGGGCGGCGGGACCTGACGGCAACCCCTATGGCGATCCGGCCGGGCACACCTGCATGGCCGTGGTCGGGGCGGTCAGCGTCGTGCGGACCCTGCGCACCGGGTCCAGCGACCGGGTCGAGAACATGTGGGCCTTCGCCGAGGCGACGCTGAAGCTGTTCGTCGAGGTCCTGGAAACCGCGCCGGCCCGCTAG
- a CDS encoding RpiB/LacA/LacB family sugar-phosphate isomerase, with amino-acid sequence MTDRLTRKPIAIAADHRGVALKARLTAWLETEGYAVKDCGTGSAAERVDAMDYAVALVTEIKQGRSDFAVGICGSGQMMAIAANRFPFIRATLLHTVEEAASARQHGDANLLALGADTLDGTTAEQMLRLFLTTPALGDRYAERRERLARLDPSAL; translated from the coding sequence ATGACCGACAGACTGACCCGCAAGCCCATCGCCATCGCCGCCGACCACCGAGGGGTCGCCCTGAAGGCGCGGCTCACGGCGTGGCTGGAGACCGAGGGTTATGCGGTCAAGGACTGCGGCACGGGCAGCGCGGCCGAACGGGTCGACGCCATGGACTACGCCGTGGCTCTGGTGACCGAAATCAAACAGGGCCGGTCCGATTTCGCCGTCGGCATCTGCGGCAGCGGCCAGATGATGGCCATCGCCGCCAATCGCTTCCCCTTCATCCGCGCCACCCTGCTTCACACGGTGGAGGAGGCCGCCTCGGCCCGGCAGCACGGCGACGCCAACCTGCTGGCCCTCGGGGCGGACACCCTGGACGGCACGACGGCGGAACAGATGCTCAGGCTCTTCCTGACCACCCCCGCTCTGGGCGACCGCTATGCGGAGCGGCGCGAGCGGCTGGCGCGGCTGGATCCGTCAGCGCTGTAG
- a CDS encoding fatty acid desaturase family protein encodes MAAAARVAAKTYFTPEEWAPLSEKSAWKGPALIAHAWLVIFAAGAMALVWPITIPLAVMIIGARQLGLAILMHDAAHGALHPDLKVNDFLGDYLTPGGLVAYRTYHLGHHRFAQQSEDPDLVLSAPFPITRKSLWRKVVRDLTGQTYYKQRWAGLVKTLRERTPDQPLWPILKKAVVSRKRFFLGMIVTVAVTAPFGFWWAWPVLWLAPQATWLPLVTRLRNIAEHACIARDEPDPLRHARTTKANLIERALLAPYFVNYHCEHHMFMWVGCYNLPKVSRLLREKGVTNGMLTAKSYLEVLRLATSRSEVSSAP; translated from the coding sequence ATGGCCGCCGCCGCCCGTGTCGCCGCGAAGACCTATTTCACGCCCGAGGAATGGGCTCCGCTGTCCGAAAAGTCGGCCTGGAAGGGCCCGGCCCTGATCGCCCATGCCTGGCTGGTCATCTTCGCCGCCGGGGCCATGGCCCTGGTCTGGCCGATCACCATCCCGCTGGCGGTGATGATCATCGGCGCCCGCCAGCTGGGCCTGGCCATCCTGATGCACGACGCCGCCCACGGCGCCCTGCACCCCGACCTCAAGGTCAACGACTTCCTCGGCGACTACCTGACCCCCGGCGGCCTGGTCGCCTACCGCACCTATCACCTGGGCCATCACAGGTTCGCCCAGCAGTCGGAAGACCCGGACCTCGTCCTCTCCGCCCCCTTCCCGATCACCCGCAAGTCCCTGTGGCGCAAGGTGGTCCGCGACCTGACCGGCCAGACCTACTACAAGCAGCGCTGGGCCGGCCTGGTGAAGACCCTGCGCGAGCGCACCCCCGATCAGCCGCTTTGGCCGATCCTGAAAAAGGCGGTGGTCAGCCGTAAACGCTTCTTCCTCGGCATGATCGTCACGGTCGCCGTCACCGCCCCGTTCGGCTTCTGGTGGGCCTGGCCGGTGCTGTGGCTGGCGCCGCAGGCGACCTGGCTGCCGCTCGTCACCCGCCTGCGCAACATCGCCGAGCACGCCTGCATCGCCAGGGACGAGCCCGATCCCCTGCGCCACGCCCGCACGACGAAGGCCAACCTCATCGAGCGCGCCCTGCTCGCGCCGTATTTCGTCAACTATCACTGCGAGCACCACATGTTCATGTGGGTAGGCTGCTACAACCTACCGAAAGTAAGCCGTTTGCTTCGGGAAAAAGGCGTTACGAATGGAATGCTGACAGCCAAATCGTATTTGGAAGTTCTACGGCTGGCGACCTCTCGCTCTGAGGTTTCCAGCGCTCCCTGA
- a CDS encoding TetR/AcrR family transcriptional regulator C-terminal domain-containing protein — translation MAKVQALTDVRAVREPGKRMRSRLLDAAVELFKSRGATGVAVAEIATAAGAYPSQVTYYFRTKEALFVEAACREVLYVAARAEAAAATAPTGGDYNRRLVETVLGAPGLALFVEALSLTRRRQDLAPLIERTFERLHAEGDRAYAEVRRKRGWTGPEDPAVTARRFWTLALGVALREGATEATVSEAVEDMLALLRLSPKPGDA, via the coding sequence ATGGCGAAGGTTCAAGCCCTGACCGACGTGCGCGCCGTGCGTGAGCCCGGCAAGCGGATGCGCTCGCGCCTGCTCGACGCGGCGGTCGAGCTGTTCAAGTCGCGTGGCGCGACCGGCGTCGCCGTCGCCGAGATCGCCACCGCCGCCGGGGCCTACCCCAGCCAGGTGACCTACTATTTCCGCACCAAGGAGGCCCTGTTCGTCGAGGCCGCCTGCCGCGAGGTGCTCTATGTCGCCGCCCGGGCCGAGGCGGCCGCCGCCACCGCGCCGACGGGCGGCGATTACAACCGCCGCCTGGTCGAGACCGTGCTCGGCGCCCCTGGCCTGGCCCTGTTCGTCGAGGCCCTGTCGCTGACCCGCCGGCGGCAGGACCTCGCTCCCCTGATCGAACGCACCTTCGAACGCCTGCACGCCGAAGGCGACCGGGCCTATGCCGAGGTTCGCCGCAAACGCGGCTGGACCGGGCCTGAAGACCCCGCCGTCACCGCCCGCCGCTTCTGGACCCTGGCGCTGGGCGTGGCCCTGCGCGAAGGGGCCACCGAGGCCACCGTGTCCGAGGCGGTCGAAGACATGCTCGCCCTGCTCCGCCTGTCGCCGAAACCAGGAGACGCCTGA